A genomic window from Bacillota bacterium LX-D includes:
- a CDS encoding phage tail tube protein yields the protein MVGTSNVTEIKNWSLDLGLDTIETTALGDEWKNFIAGLKEWSASAEGSWNVAVDAQGQKALQDAYLSGATVSLKLYVDAAHYYSGEAFISSFYTDATASKQRYEGFGIINSDSLEAAVNDVINETIEIQGVGELFFREG from the coding sequence ATGGTGGGAACCAGCAATGTTACTGAGATAAAGAACTGGTCGTTGGACCTAGGACTGGACACAATAGAAACTACAGCGTTGGGGGATGAATGGAAAAACTTCATCGCCGGACTCAAGGAGTGGTCGGCAAGCGCAGAAGGCAGCTGGAATGTAGCTGTGGATGCACAAGGACAGAAGGCTCTGCAGGATGCCTATTTGAGCGGTGCGACAGTAAGCCTTAAGCTTTATGTAGATGCGGCTCACTATTATAGCGGCGAAGCGTTTATTTCTTCCTTTTATACCGATGCGACAGCTTCCAAACAGCGGTATGAGGGTTTTGGCATTATCAATTCCGACAGCCTTGAAGCGGCAGTGAATGATGTAATTAATGAAACAATTGAGATACAGGGAGTTGGAGAATTATTTTTCAGAGAAGGATAA